One Actinomycetota bacterium genomic window, GTGACCAAACCAACCGACCCTCCCGGAGAAAGGCACCTTTCGGATGCAATCTTCCCACGCCTTGGACCGCATCGAAATCACCTTCGACGATGACCACGCGGTGGCCAACGCGGGGCTCGTCCTGACCGCGACCCTCGGTGCCCGCCTCGGGCTGGAGGCGCTCGTGGACGAGACGGTCGACCTCGGGCAGCGTCCCGGAGCGGCCCGTCCCGGACGCAAGGTCATGACCCTGGTCCAGTCGATGGTTGCGGGCGGGGACTCGATCGACGACGCGGACGTGCTTCGCTCCGGAGCCACCGAGCAGGTCCTTGCCCACCGGGTGATGGCTCCCTCCACCCTCGGCACGTTCCTGCGCTCGTTCACGTTCGGCCACGTCCGCCAGCTGGACAAGGTGGCCGAGGCCGCTCTTCACCGGGCGTGGGCGGCCGGAGCGGGGCCTGAAGACCAGCCCATGACGATCGACGTCGACTCCACGGTGTGCGAGGTCCACGGCCACCACAAGCAGGGCGCCGCCTACGGCCACACCCGGGAGCTCGGCCTGCACCCCCTGCTCGCCACCCGGGCGGAGACCGGGGAGGTCCTGCATGTGCGCCAGCGCAAGGGGTCGGCCAACACCGCCCGGGGCGCGGTGCGGTTCACCCCGGAGCTGGTGGCCCGGGTCCGCCGGGCGGGTGCCACCGGGGCGCTCACCGTGCGGGCCGACTCGGGCTTCTGGTCGGAGAGACTGATCGGGACGTGCCGGCGCCTCGGGGTGTCCTTCTCCATCACCGTCCGCCAGATCCCGCAGGTCAAGGAGGCCATCGCCGCGATCCCGGGGGAGCGATGGGCGCCGATCGACTACACCGAAGGCGGCGTGGCCCAGGTGGCCGAGACCACCTACAAGGGGGACCGCCTGATCGTCAGGCGGACCCGCCTGGTCGGTCCCCAAGCCGAGCTGTGGCCGGACTGGCGCCACCACGCGTTCATCACGGACCGGGAGGGCGGGGCGATCGAGCTCGACGCCGATCACCGCCGTCACGCCGTGATCGAGCTCGCCATCCGGGACCTCAAGGAAGGAGCGGGGCTGAACCACTGCCCCTCGGGGCGGTTCTTCGCCAACGCCGCCTGGCTGGTGCTCGCCGCCTTGGCCCACAACCTCCTTCGGTGGACGGCCTGCATCGGCCTGGAGATCGACGGGCCGATCGTGGCAAAGACCATCCGTCGGCGGTTCATCGCCGTGGGTGGGCGACTCACCCGTTCGGCCAGGCGGCTCCACCTGCATCTGCCGACGGCCTGGCCGTGGGCGGAGGCGTTCCTCCTCGCCCTTCGGCGACTGCGCGCACTGCCGCTTCTCGCCTGAGTCCTTGCTCTTCCTGAACGAGTCCACCCGATCGATTCCGCACGTCCCGGTTCCCCGCTCATCGGGTTCGGGCCGACCGCTCGGACATCGAGACCAACCACAGACCGATCCCGGCGTCACCGGCCGATGCAGAGCCGCGGTTGCGACCGCCGCGACCGGCCCTACCTCGGAACAGCGGCTTCGAACGGTGGATTCAGGCTTAGCAGACGGCGTTGAGGAACGGGTATGGGTCGATGGCGTCGCCGATGACCGTGTACCCGTAGGGGCTGCGCCAGGGGTTGGACGGGATCACGTTGGGGTGCCACTCGAAGTGGTCGTGGGTCGGCCCGCCCTGGGCGTCGCCCGAGTTGCCCACATAGCCGATGACCGTTCCCGCGCTGACCGAGCCGAGCTGGCCGATCTT contains:
- a CDS encoding IS1380 family transposase, yielding MDRIEITFDDDHAVANAGLVLTATLGARLGLEALVDETVDLGQRPGAARPGRKVMTLVQSMVAGGDSIDDADVLRSGATEQVLAHRVMAPSTLGTFLRSFTFGHVRQLDKVAEAALHRAWAAGAGPEDQPMTIDVDSTVCEVHGHHKQGAAYGHTRELGLHPLLATRAETGEVLHVRQRKGSANTARGAVRFTPELVARVRRAGATGALTVRADSGFWSERLIGTCRRLGVSFSITVRQIPQVKEAIAAIPGERWAPIDYTEGGVAQVAETTYKGDRLIVRRTRLVGPQAELWPDWRHHAFITDREGGAIELDADHRRHAVIELAIRDLKEGAGLNHCPSGRFFANAAWLVLAALAHNLLRWTACIGLEIDGPIVAKTIRRRFIAVGGRLTRSARRLHLHLPTAWPWAEAFLLALRRLRALPLLA